One window of the Mitsuaria sp. 7 genome contains the following:
- a CDS encoding restriction endonuclease subunit S, protein MPIRYAARLESGHTPSRSRPDWWENCNVPWFSLADVSQIRRDGADVIYETKEMVSELGLQNSSARKLPAGTVMLSRTASVGFSAIMGVEMATTQDFANWVCGPSLRPRFLLHVFRAMHGEFRRLMFGSTHSTIYMPDISALRFVLPSLSEQDAIVDFLERETAKIDALIEQQEKLIALLAEKRQATISHAVTRGLDPDAPMKDSSVAWSGDVPEHWDVTRLKFVATVQTGIAKGKDTTGKSTTAVPYLRVANVQDGFLALDDIATIEIEAEQLDRYRLTPGDVLMNEGGDFDKLGRGAVWHGEILDCIHQNHVFAVRPHGVSAAWLSRVTSSGYARFYFMGRSKQSTNLASISSSNIMELPLVLPPLEEQHHVMKLLDDELARLDALNSTAAKAVRLLQERRSALIAAAVTGQIDVRAA, encoded by the coding sequence ATGCCGATACGTTACGCCGCACGGCTTGAGTCAGGCCACACGCCAAGCCGAAGCAGACCCGATTGGTGGGAGAACTGCAATGTGCCGTGGTTCTCATTGGCAGACGTTTCACAGATCCGTCGCGACGGTGCAGACGTGATCTATGAGACCAAAGAAATGGTGAGCGAACTCGGCCTTCAGAACTCATCAGCGCGAAAACTCCCGGCGGGAACCGTGATGCTGTCGCGTACCGCCTCAGTTGGCTTCTCCGCCATCATGGGTGTTGAGATGGCCACGACGCAGGATTTCGCCAATTGGGTATGCGGCCCATCGCTGAGACCGCGCTTTCTGCTGCATGTGTTTCGAGCAATGCATGGCGAGTTCAGACGGCTCATGTTTGGATCAACTCACAGCACGATATATATGCCGGACATTTCGGCGCTGCGATTTGTCCTGCCATCTTTGAGCGAACAAGATGCAATCGTTGACTTCCTCGAACGCGAAACCGCCAAGATCGATGCGCTGATTGAACAGCAGGAAAAGCTCATCGCCTTGTTGGCCGAAAAGCGCCAGGCCACCATCTCCCATGCAGTGACTCGCGGCCTTGATCCCGACGCGCCGATGAAGGACTCCAGTGTGGCGTGGTCGGGAGACGTGCCGGAGCACTGGGACGTGACGCGCCTGAAGTTTGTGGCCACCGTGCAAACCGGCATTGCCAAAGGCAAGGACACAACTGGCAAGTCAACCACTGCCGTTCCATACCTTCGCGTCGCAAACGTCCAGGACGGTTTCCTGGCCCTCGATGACATTGCGACCATCGAGATTGAGGCGGAGCAGTTAGACCGTTATCGACTGACACCCGGCGATGTGCTGATGAACGAAGGTGGAGACTTCGACAAATTGGGACGTGGTGCCGTATGGCATGGCGAAATCTTGGATTGCATTCATCAGAATCACGTCTTCGCTGTCCGGCCGCATGGCGTTAGCGCAGCATGGCTAAGCCGCGTCACGAGTTCGGGCTATGCGCGGTTCTACTTCATGGGGAGATCAAAGCAGAGCACCAATCTGGCCTCGATTTCGTCGTCCAACATCATGGAGTTGCCTCTTGTACTGCCACCGCTAGAAGAGCAGCACCATGTCATGAAGCTGCTGGATGACGAATTGGCAAGACTTGACGCATTGAACTCTACAGCTGCGAAAGCCGTGCGCCTTCTTCAGGAACGCCGCTCCGCCCTGATCGCCGCCGCCGTCACCGGCCAGATCGACGTTCGCGCCGCCTGA
- a CDS encoding class I SAM-dependent DNA methyltransferase, which translates to MNHQALSSFIWSVADLLRGDFKRSEYGRIILPFTVLRRLDCVLEASKSAVLAELAEKKKAGINPAPFLLRKSGNGRFYNTWSGDLNKLLGDQDNIRRNLGDYVRAFSPAARDIFERFDFLTQVERLAKADLLYLVTEKFANIDLHPEVVDNASMGSVFEELIRKFAEDSNETAGEHFTPREVIRLMVNMLFIEDDEVLTAGKAVVRDIYDPTAGTGGMLSVASEHLLAHNPKARLNMYGQELNDESYAICKADMLIKGQPVENIAVGNTLSDDGHVGRKFDYMLSNPPFGVEWKKVEKTVRNEHERQGFDGRFGPGLPRVSDGSMLFLMHLVSKMRLAQDGGARFGIVLNGSPLFTGGAGSGESEIRRYVLENDLVEAIVGLPSDMFYNTGIATYIWILSNRKNVQRRGHVQLIDASSFWQKMRKSLGSKRKEMSDAHIETVTRLFGSFIEAELVSVFDAAGRAQGEPMLVTGTDDAPMAPEGGKLKRVPISRIFRNEDFGYTTITVERPIRDDQGQVVLGLKGKGKGKPQADSSLRDTENVPLNESVSEYFEREVLPHAPDAWIDPEKSKVGYEIPFNRHFYVFEPPRSLHAIDEELQAVSASIMKMLGGLAE; encoded by the coding sequence ATGAACCATCAAGCGCTGTCGTCTTTCATCTGGTCAGTGGCGGACTTGCTGCGTGGCGACTTCAAGCGATCCGAGTACGGCCGCATCATCCTTCCCTTCACGGTCCTACGGCGGCTGGATTGCGTGCTCGAAGCCAGCAAGTCCGCCGTGCTTGCGGAACTGGCGGAGAAAAAGAAGGCCGGCATCAATCCCGCGCCCTTCCTTCTGCGCAAATCGGGCAACGGTCGCTTCTACAACACCTGGTCCGGAGACCTGAACAAACTGCTCGGCGATCAAGACAACATCCGCCGCAATCTGGGCGACTACGTCCGCGCCTTCTCTCCCGCCGCACGGGACATCTTCGAGCGCTTCGATTTCCTCACGCAGGTGGAACGCTTGGCCAAGGCCGACCTGCTCTACCTCGTCACCGAAAAATTCGCCAACATCGACCTCCACCCGGAGGTCGTAGACAACGCCAGCATGGGCAGCGTATTCGAGGAGCTGATTCGCAAATTCGCCGAAGACTCAAACGAGACCGCCGGTGAACATTTCACCCCTCGCGAGGTGATTCGTCTGATGGTGAACATGCTGTTCATCGAGGACGATGAAGTCCTGACTGCGGGAAAGGCCGTGGTGCGCGACATCTACGACCCGACGGCCGGCACGGGCGGCATGCTGTCGGTCGCCAGCGAGCACCTGCTGGCGCATAACCCCAAGGCTCGACTGAACATGTACGGCCAGGAACTCAACGACGAGTCCTACGCCATCTGCAAGGCCGACATGCTCATCAAGGGCCAGCCGGTCGAGAACATCGCTGTCGGCAACACGCTCAGCGATGACGGCCACGTTGGCCGCAAGTTTGACTACATGCTGTCGAACCCTCCCTTCGGCGTCGAATGGAAGAAGGTCGAGAAGACCGTGCGCAACGAACACGAGCGCCAGGGTTTCGACGGCCGCTTCGGCCCCGGCCTGCCGCGCGTCAGCGACGGCTCGATGCTGTTCCTAATGCACTTGGTGTCGAAGATGCGCCTGGCTCAGGACGGCGGGGCCCGCTTCGGCATCGTGCTCAACGGCTCACCGCTGTTCACGGGTGGCGCGGGCAGCGGCGAGAGCGAGATCCGCCGCTATGTGCTGGAGAACGATCTGGTGGAAGCCATCGTTGGTCTGCCCAGCGACATGTTCTACAACACCGGCATCGCCACCTACATCTGGATTCTGTCGAATAGGAAGAACGTCCAACGTCGCGGTCATGTGCAGCTCATCGACGCCAGCAGCTTCTGGCAGAAGATGCGCAAGAGCCTTGGCTCCAAGCGCAAAGAGATGAGCGACGCGCACATCGAGACGGTGACTCGGCTTTTCGGCAGCTTCATCGAGGCGGAATTGGTCAGCGTGTTCGACGCCGCTGGCCGGGCGCAGGGGGAGCCGATGCTGGTCACTGGCACCGACGACGCGCCTATGGCGCCCGAAGGCGGCAAGCTCAAGCGCGTGCCGATCTCGCGCATTTTCCGGAATGAGGATTTCGGCTACACGACCATCACCGTCGAGCGCCCGATCCGGGACGATCAGGGTCAGGTCGTGCTGGGGTTGAAAGGCAAGGGCAAGGGAAAGCCGCAAGCTGACAGTTCATTGCGCGACACCGAGAACGTACCGCTGAACGAGAGCGTCAGCGAGTATTTCGAGCGTGAGGTTCTGCCCCACGCGCCAGACGCCTGGATCGACCCCGAGAAGAGCAAGGTCGGCTATGAGATTCCGTTCAACCGGCACTTCTATGTGTTCGAACCGCCGCGCAGCCTGCATGCCATCGATGAGGAGTTGCAGGCAGTTTCGGCGAGCATCATGAAGATGCTGGGGGGGCTGGCCGAATGA
- a CDS encoding symmetrical bis(5'-nucleosyl)-tetraphosphatase: MHYLIGDLQGCCDALARLLEKIDFSPSRDRLYLLGDLVNRGPDSLTTLRRLQSLGDAAQCLLGNHDLHLLATAAGVRAPHKGDTLDAILQAPDREALLEWMRRQRLAMRSQGWLMVHAGVVPQWDADETLALAEEVHALMRGPELAEFLPQMYGNEPDRWKDDLTGVPRLRFIINVLTRIRFCNAKGRLDFKTKEGLGTAPEGFMPWFEVPERRTAGHPIAFGHWSTLGLVQRPDLLALDTGCVWGGQLTTARVADGEAQEIIQVECVQAKKPGAD, translated from the coding sequence ATGCATTACCTCATCGGCGATCTCCAAGGCTGTTGCGACGCGCTGGCGCGTCTGCTGGAGAAGATAGATTTCTCCCCGTCCCGCGACCGGCTCTACCTCCTGGGGGATCTGGTCAACCGCGGCCCCGATTCCCTGACGACGCTGCGCCGCCTGCAGTCGCTGGGCGACGCGGCGCAATGCCTGCTGGGCAACCACGACCTGCACCTGCTCGCCACGGCGGCGGGGGTGCGAGCCCCGCACAAAGGGGACACGCTGGACGCGATCCTGCAGGCGCCGGACCGCGAGGCGCTGCTGGAGTGGATGCGCCGGCAGCGGCTGGCGATGCGTTCGCAGGGCTGGCTGATGGTGCACGCGGGCGTTGTGCCGCAGTGGGACGCGGACGAGACGCTGGCGCTGGCCGAAGAAGTGCACGCGCTGATGCGCGGCCCGGAGCTGGCGGAGTTCCTCCCCCAGATGTACGGCAACGAGCCGGACCGGTGGAAGGACGACCTGACGGGTGTGCCGCGGCTGCGCTTCATCATCAACGTACTGACGCGGATCCGCTTCTGCAACGCGAAGGGCCGGCTGGACTTCAAGACCAAGGAAGGCCTGGGCACGGCGCCGGAAGGCTTCATGCCGTGGTTCGAGGTGCCGGAGCGCCGCACGGCGGGGCATCCGATCGCCTTCGGGCACTGGTCGACGCTGGGGCTGGTGCAGCGGCCGGACCTGCTGGCGCTGGACACGGGCTGCGTCTGGGGCGGCCAGCTCACGACCGCGCGCGTGGCGGACGGCGAGGCGCAGGAGATCATCCAGGTGGAGTGCGTGCAGGCGAAGAAGCCGGGAGCGGACTGA
- a CDS encoding hemolysin family protein, translating into MDTALVLFLILLNGLFAMSEMALTASRKARLQVMVESGEGGAQAAMDLHENPTKFLSTVQIGITSIGVLNGIVGEAAFSGPLADVLRANTPLSTRAADITATGLVVLVLTFVTIIFGELVPKRLGQMYPENVARLVAPPMEIMSLVTRPFVKLLSFCTEFTLKLLGMGGRANRAVTEEEIAASLDEGRDAGVIEEHEHQMVRNVFRLDERQIGSMMIPRAEIAWLDISDRPDQMLQILRAHGYSRYPVCRGGLHDVVGTVSAQNLLARSLAGESLDLSTGLEPPVFVPETLSGMELLAHMRGAETPLVFVVDEYGEVQGVVAMRDVLEAIAGEFNSSDGEDAWAVQREDGSWLMDGLIPVTELKDRLDLKELPEEDRGRYNTLAGMVMLLLGRLPRTADVAEWDAWRFEVVDLDGKRVDKVLVSRLADDGVNQ; encoded by the coding sequence ATGGATACCGCCCTAGTTCTCTTCCTGATCCTGCTCAACGGTTTGTTCGCCATGTCGGAGATGGCCCTCACGGCCTCCCGCAAGGCACGCTTGCAAGTCATGGTCGAAAGCGGGGAAGGCGGCGCGCAGGCCGCGATGGACCTGCACGAGAACCCCACGAAGTTCCTGTCCACGGTCCAGATCGGCATCACCTCCATCGGCGTGCTCAACGGCATCGTCGGCGAGGCCGCCTTCTCCGGTCCGCTGGCCGACGTGCTGCGCGCCAACACGCCGCTGAGCACCCGCGCCGCCGACATCACCGCCACCGGCCTGGTCGTGCTGGTGCTGACCTTCGTGACCATCATCTTCGGCGAGCTGGTCCCCAAGCGCCTGGGCCAGATGTACCCGGAGAACGTGGCACGCCTGGTCGCGCCGCCGATGGAGATCATGTCGCTGGTGACGCGGCCCTTCGTCAAGCTGCTGAGCTTCTGCACCGAGTTCACGCTGAAGCTGCTCGGCATGGGCGGTCGCGCCAACCGCGCGGTGACGGAAGAGGAGATCGCCGCCAGCCTCGACGAAGGCCGCGACGCCGGCGTCATCGAGGAGCACGAGCACCAGATGGTGCGCAACGTGTTCCGCCTGGACGAGCGCCAGATCGGCTCGATGATGATCCCGCGCGCCGAGATCGCGTGGCTCGACATCAGCGACCGGCCCGACCAGATGCTGCAGATCCTGCGCGCGCACGGCTACAGCCGCTACCCGGTCTGCCGCGGCGGGCTGCATGACGTCGTGGGCACGGTCAGCGCGCAGAACCTGCTGGCGCGCTCGCTGGCGGGCGAATCGCTGGACCTGTCGACCGGCCTGGAGCCGCCGGTCTTCGTGCCCGAGACGCTGTCCGGCATGGAACTGCTCGCGCACATGCGCGGCGCGGAAACCCCGCTCGTGTTCGTTGTCGACGAATACGGCGAAGTGCAGGGCGTCGTCGCGATGCGCGACGTCCTGGAAGCCATCGCGGGCGAGTTCAACTCGTCCGATGGAGAAGACGCCTGGGCGGTCCAGCGCGAGGACGGCAGCTGGCTGATGGACGGCCTGATCCCCGTCACCGAGCTGAAGGACCGCCTGGATCTGAAGGAACTGCCCGAGGAGGATCGTGGGCGCTACAACACCCTGGCCGGCATGGTGATGCTGCTGCTGGGGCGCTTGCCGCGCACGGCCGACGTGGCGGAGTGGGACGCGTGGAGATTCGAGGTGGTCGACCTCGACGGCAAGCGTGTGGACAAGGTGCTGGTCTCGCGACTGGCGGACGATGGAGTGAATCAATGA
- a CDS encoding SapC family protein, which produces MSNPPMYENLVPVDRVQHKNTRMKIGAPVLDRVTNLNSLFVAVAEFADASLEYPVVFVRVGQAAEGQRPAVAPLAVFGLRQGSNLFVKDGQWTGRYVPAYIRRWPFAMARIEENTSDMALCLDLGSGAFTDTAADGEPLFKADGEPTELLLNAKQFCEDFEREAERTRQACELLQDLDLLQDMRFEAQLPSGEKLDVDGFLTINEKALAELPDAKIVELHRNGLLEVITMHRLSLRLMSRLAQMYVPAN; this is translated from the coding sequence ATGAGCAACCCCCCGATGTATGAGAACCTGGTCCCCGTGGACCGGGTGCAGCACAAGAACACGCGCATGAAGATCGGCGCGCCGGTGCTGGACCGCGTGACCAATCTGAACTCCCTGTTCGTGGCCGTGGCCGAGTTCGCCGACGCCAGCCTCGAATACCCGGTGGTCTTCGTGCGCGTCGGCCAGGCGGCCGAAGGCCAGCGTCCGGCGGTCGCCCCGCTGGCGGTGTTCGGTCTGCGGCAAGGCAGCAACCTGTTCGTCAAGGACGGCCAGTGGACCGGCCGCTACGTGCCGGCCTACATCCGCCGCTGGCCCTTCGCGATGGCCCGCATCGAGGAGAACACCTCCGACATGGCGCTGTGCCTGGACCTGGGCTCCGGCGCGTTCACCGACACCGCCGCCGACGGCGAGCCGCTGTTCAAGGCGGACGGCGAGCCCACCGAGCTGCTGCTCAACGCCAAGCAGTTCTGCGAGGACTTCGAGCGCGAGGCCGAGCGCACCCGCCAGGCCTGCGAACTGCTGCAGGACCTGGACCTGCTGCAGGACATGCGCTTCGAGGCGCAACTGCCCAGCGGCGAGAAGCTCGACGTGGACGGCTTCCTGACCATCAACGAGAAGGCCCTGGCCGAGCTGCCCGACGCGAAGATCGTCGAGCTGCACCGCAACGGCCTGCTGGAGGTCATCACGATGCATCGCCTGTCGCTGCGCCTGATGAGCCGCCTGGCCCAGATGTACGTGCCGGCCAACTGA
- a CDS encoding lyase family protein encodes MLFEAFLSSTAMESVFSPTAVVQSMMDVEAALARASARVGLIPAPAAQAIASLCRAELYDVPALIAAAPHCGNLAQPVVQRLRETVALFDPSAAVYVHRGASAQDLIDTAMVLRTREALRLLDDDLQQLCGQLLDLAERHVAVPMLGRTMMQPAQVISLRFKLMNWLMPLLRSAERLREQGCASLLLQLGGAVGTLDAMGDRADDMQAAVAAELSLPRPDMCWHTQRDRWLRLGLEVGLLCGNLGKLAQDFALMAQAEVDELNEPPGEGYGACLSMPHKKNPVAALQAMAAVQRAPQRVAGLMGCMTPEHERGLGQHQAELAEWSGLMGGAHAAVQALNRALAEPVIRADRMRAHVLERQGLVASERVEHLLMPRLGRQRTGAMIRDLIHRVRQGEGSLEQLLRTAMAVGDLPPQAISESELKAVFDLDAIAAQADSRVGPLMAEARQRLDGLASQPCA; translated from the coding sequence ATGCTGTTCGAGGCTTTTTTGTCGTCCACCGCGATGGAATCGGTGTTCTCGCCGACCGCGGTGGTCCAGTCGATGATGGACGTGGAGGCCGCGCTGGCCCGGGCGTCGGCGCGCGTGGGATTGATCCCCGCGCCCGCGGCGCAGGCCATCGCCAGCCTGTGCCGGGCCGAGCTCTACGACGTGCCGGCCTTGATCGCCGCCGCGCCGCATTGCGGCAACCTGGCGCAGCCGGTCGTTCAGCGCCTGCGCGAGACGGTCGCGCTCTTCGATCCCTCCGCCGCGGTCTACGTGCATCGCGGCGCCTCCGCGCAGGACCTCATCGACACCGCGATGGTGCTGCGCACCCGCGAGGCGCTGCGCCTGCTCGACGACGACCTGCAGCAGCTCTGCGGGCAGCTGCTGGATCTGGCCGAGCGCCATGTCGCCGTCCCCATGCTGGGCCGCACGATGATGCAGCCCGCGCAGGTGATCAGCCTGCGCTTCAAGCTCATGAACTGGTTGATGCCGCTGCTGCGCAGCGCCGAGCGGCTGCGGGAACAGGGCTGCGCCTCCTTGCTGCTGCAGCTCGGCGGCGCGGTCGGCACGCTGGACGCCATGGGCGACCGCGCCGACGACATGCAGGCCGCCGTCGCGGCCGAGCTGTCGCTGCCGCGGCCCGACATGTGCTGGCACACGCAGCGCGACCGCTGGCTGCGCCTGGGGCTGGAGGTGGGGCTGCTCTGCGGCAACCTCGGCAAGCTGGCGCAGGACTTCGCGCTGATGGCGCAGGCAGAGGTCGACGAGCTCAACGAGCCGCCCGGCGAAGGCTACGGCGCCTGCCTGTCGATGCCGCACAAGAAGAACCCGGTGGCCGCGCTGCAGGCGATGGCGGCGGTGCAGCGCGCGCCGCAGCGCGTCGCCGGGCTGATGGGCTGCATGACCCCGGAACACGAACGCGGGCTCGGCCAGCATCAGGCCGAACTGGCGGAGTGGAGCGGCCTGATGGGCGGCGCGCACGCGGCGGTGCAGGCGCTGAATCGTGCGCTCGCCGAACCCGTCATCCGCGCCGACCGGATGCGCGCGCATGTCCTCGAACGTCAGGGGCTGGTGGCCAGCGAGCGCGTCGAGCATCTGCTGATGCCGCGGCTCGGGCGCCAGCGCACCGGCGCGATGATCCGCGACCTGATCCATCGCGTGCGCCAGGGCGAAGGGTCGTTGGAGCAGTTGCTGCGAACGGCGATGGCGGTGGGTGACCTCCCGCCCCAAGCGATTTCGGAATCCGAACTCAAGGCCGTGTTCGACCTGGATGCTATCGCCGCACAGGCCGACAGCCGCGTCGGTCCGCTGATGGCCGAGGCGCGCCAGCGCCTGGATGGGCTGGCTTCGCAACCCTGCGCGTGA
- a CDS encoding N-acyl amino acid synthase FeeM domain-containing protein — translation MTNIELEAPASPLQALQSIGSEMSFLRADSVALVSRETEFGQIDIRALMEGTGHALLERRYASRGYRLSRSADVTFGAYWEGRLVATLGLRRDGGNLAADQSFPKEMAGMRQQGWQLCEFTRLAADPDGPSKLVLASLFHLAYLHAAHHWGAEFLVIEVNPRHTAFYRRMLDFQPHGEERMHRSVGAPAVLMSLSLNYVESQVRKLGGTQKEDGSRSRTLFPYGFSAKDEPALLSKLADVYGYDA, via the coding sequence ATGACGAACATTGAATTGGAAGCGCCGGCAAGCCCCTTGCAGGCGCTGCAATCCATTGGTTCGGAGATGTCGTTCCTCCGCGCCGATTCCGTGGCGCTCGTTTCCCGGGAAACCGAGTTCGGCCAGATCGACATCCGTGCGCTGATGGAAGGTACCGGCCACGCGCTGCTGGAGCGCCGCTACGCGTCACGGGGTTACAGGCTGAGCCGTTCCGCGGACGTGACCTTCGGCGCCTATTGGGAAGGCCGTCTGGTGGCCACGCTCGGGCTGCGCCGCGACGGGGGCAACCTCGCCGCGGACCAGAGCTTCCCCAAGGAGATGGCCGGCATGCGTCAGCAGGGCTGGCAGCTGTGCGAGTTCACCCGGCTGGCCGCGGACCCGGACGGTCCGTCCAAGCTGGTGCTGGCCAGCCTGTTCCACCTGGCCTACCTGCACGCCGCCCACCATTGGGGGGCGGAGTTCCTGGTGATCGAGGTCAATCCCCGTCACACCGCGTTCTACCGCCGGATGCTGGACTTCCAGCCCCACGGCGAGGAGCGCATGCACCGCAGCGTCGGCGCGCCGGCGGTGCTGATGAGCCTGTCCCTGAACTACGTCGAGAGCCAGGTCCGCAAGCTGGGCGGCACCCAGAAGGAAGACGGGAGCCGTTCCCGCACCCTGTTCCCGTACGGTTTCTCCGCGAAGGACGAACCCGCGCTGCTGAGCAAGCTCGCTGACGTGTACGGCTACGACGCCTGA
- the egtD gene encoding L-histidine N(alpha)-methyltransferase, whose translation MSSFAEDLHAALAGPEHAISPKYFYDAQGSALFEQICELPEYYPTRTELALLKRHADEFAARMGPGAQLIEYGAGALVKVRLLLERAQQLHSFVPVDISGPHLLAACESLQREQPALRILPVVADFTRMHVLPDAPADGRRVGFFPGSSIGNFNPDEALEFLRLLREELDGGALLIGVDLIKDPARLHAAYNDASGVTARFNLNVLRHAQRELKLECDPGGFDHYAFYDPRKHRIEMHLLPRGEQHLQLQGRRYTLVPGESLHTENSYKYSVESFQALAREAGFKPSAHWTDDQRWFSLHWLEA comes from the coding sequence ATGAGCAGTTTCGCCGAGGACCTTCACGCGGCGCTCGCAGGCCCCGAGCACGCGATCTCCCCCAAGTACTTCTACGACGCGCAGGGCTCCGCCCTCTTCGAGCAGATCTGCGAACTGCCCGAGTACTACCCGACGCGCACGGAGCTGGCGCTGCTGAAACGGCACGCCGACGAGTTCGCCGCCCGCATGGGCCCGGGCGCGCAGTTGATCGAGTACGGCGCCGGCGCGCTCGTGAAGGTGCGGCTGCTGCTGGAACGCGCGCAGCAGCTGCACAGCTTCGTGCCGGTGGACATCTCCGGTCCGCATCTGCTGGCCGCCTGCGAGTCGCTGCAGCGCGAGCAGCCGGCCTTGCGCATCCTGCCGGTGGTGGCCGACTTCACCCGCATGCATGTGCTGCCCGATGCGCCTGCGGACGGTCGACGCGTCGGCTTCTTCCCGGGTTCCAGCATCGGCAACTTCAACCCGGACGAGGCGTTGGAATTCCTGCGCCTGCTGCGCGAGGAACTGGACGGCGGGGCGCTGCTGATCGGCGTGGACCTGATCAAGGATCCGGCCCGGCTGCATGCGGCCTACAACGACGCGTCGGGCGTGACGGCGCGCTTCAACCTGAACGTGCTGCGACACGCGCAACGCGAGCTGAAGCTGGAGTGCGACCCGGGCGGCTTCGACCACTACGCGTTCTACGACCCCCGCAAGCACCGCATCGAGATGCACCTGCTGCCGCGCGGCGAGCAGCACCTTCAGCTGCAGGGCCGGCGCTACACGCTGGTGCCAGGCGAGAGCCTGCACACCGAGAACTCCTACAAGTACAGCGTGGAGAGCTTCCAGGCGCTGGCGCGGGAAGCCGGGTTCAAGCCGTCAGCGCATTGGACGGACGATCAGCGCTGGTTCAGCCTGCACTGGCTGGAGGCGTGA
- the egtB gene encoding ergothioneine biosynthesis protein EgtB: protein MSDHDLPLVRRDLSRRFEAVRRHTLALAEPLSAEDQAAQSMPDASPAKWHQAHTSWFFEALLLRPHLPDYRPLDESFHFLFNSYYEGLGPRHPRPQRGLLTRPSLDEVRAYRRHVDTHIQQLIARCSDAVWNEIAPTLELGLHHEQQHQELLLTDALHLLSCHPWRPALIDAAPAPVAASTSEWLRHDGGLVDIGHDTSADGAAPAAGSGFAFDNEGPRHRVWLEPFEIASRLVTCGDFQRFIADGGYREPRWWLSDGWAMVQQQGWKAPLYWVDDSDHAKTEGDADATGSAGSRWSVFGLHGLRPMDPAAPVMQLSFYEAAAYAEWAGARLPSEPEWEAASTLPGIAQLDDQAWQWTRSAYHPYPGFRPMAGAASEYNGKFMVGQLVLRGGSLATPPGHTRRTYRNFFPPAARWQFTGLRLARDARPRTETHA from the coding sequence ATGTCGGATCACGATCTGCCGCTGGTGCGGCGCGATCTCTCGCGCCGTTTTGAAGCGGTCAGGCGCCACACGCTGGCACTGGCCGAGCCGCTGTCCGCCGAGGACCAGGCCGCGCAGTCGATGCCGGACGCGAGTCCGGCCAAGTGGCATCAGGCCCACACGAGCTGGTTCTTCGAGGCGCTGCTGCTGCGCCCGCACCTGCCGGACTACCGGCCGCTCGACGAGTCCTTCCACTTCCTCTTCAACTCGTATTACGAGGGCCTCGGCCCGCGTCACCCGCGCCCCCAGCGCGGACTGCTGACGCGCCCGTCGCTGGACGAGGTGCGCGCCTACCGCCGCCATGTGGACACGCACATCCAGCAGTTGATCGCGCGTTGCAGCGACGCGGTGTGGAACGAGATCGCGCCGACGCTGGAACTGGGTCTGCATCATGAGCAGCAGCACCAGGAGCTCTTGCTGACCGACGCACTGCACCTGCTGTCCTGCCATCCGTGGCGGCCGGCGCTGATCGATGCGGCGCCCGCGCCGGTCGCGGCCAGTACCAGCGAATGGCTGCGCCATGACGGCGGCCTCGTCGACATCGGCCACGACACGAGCGCCGACGGCGCCGCCCCCGCGGCGGGGTCAGGCTTCGCCTTCGACAACGAAGGCCCGCGGCATCGCGTCTGGCTCGAGCCTTTCGAGATCGCGAGCCGCCTCGTGACCTGCGGCGACTTCCAGCGCTTCATCGCCGACGGCGGCTATCGCGAGCCGCGCTGGTGGCTGTCGGACGGCTGGGCCATGGTGCAGCAACAAGGCTGGAAAGCACCGCTGTACTGGGTGGACGACAGCGACCACGCCAAGACCGAGGGCGATGCCGACGCCACGGGCAGCGCGGGCTCGCGCTGGTCGGTGTTCGGCCTGCACGGCCTGCGTCCGATGGACCCCGCCGCGCCGGTGATGCAGCTCAGCTTCTACGAAGCCGCCGCCTATGCGGAATGGGCCGGCGCCCGCCTGCCGAGCGAGCCGGAGTGGGAAGCTGCGTCGACGCTGCCCGGCATCGCCCAGCTCGACGACCAGGCTTGGCAATGGACGCGCTCGGCCTACCACCCCTACCCCGGCTTCCGGCCGATGGCAGGGGCCGCGTCCGAATACAACGGCAAGTTCATGGTCGGGCAGCTGGTGCTGCGCGGCGGCAGTCTCGCGACGCCGCCCGGCCACACGCGCCGGACCTACCGCAACTTCTTTCCGCCAGCCGCGCGCTGGCAGTTCACCGGGCTGAGACTGGCCCGCGATGCGCGCCCGCGCACGGAGACCCACGCATGA